Genomic window (Verrucomicrobiia bacterium):
ATCGGGGTTGGAAGGACTTTTAAGTTATGAAAAATGTCATCAGTTTGAAGGATGTGGAACGGATGCAACGCGAGGGTCGCAGCCTGAGTAGTTTGCCGGCCGACGCCATTTTAACGCCTTCGGCGCGCGATTTTCTGAACGACCTTCGCTCGGTCGTGCCTCAGCCCTCCACTCTAGTCAAGTCCGCCGGCGTCGCCGCGGCCAAACCGCTGCCACCGCGTCAACCGATCAATTCCAAGTCGTCGCCCGCCGAGCTGGAGACGTTTTTCAATTCACCCTACGCGCACAGTCTCAAGGAGCAGATTTGCCAGATGGGGCAGCGCTTGTGGCAGCGCGCTTATGTGGACGGTAACGGCGGGAACATGGCGATTCGCGTGGGAGAGGACGTGGCAATTTGCACGCCGACGCTGGTGAGCAAAGGCGCGTTGAAGCCGGAAGACATGTGCCTCGTGGATTTTGAGGGCCATCAATTGCTCGGCATGAAAAAGCGCACGAGCGAAATTCTCATGCACTTGCAGATGATGAAACGGCAGCCCAAGGCAATCGCCACCTGCCATTGTCATCCGCCCTACGCGACCGCCTTTGCGGTGGCGAACGTCGCGCCGCCCACCTGCATGTTGCCCGAGTTTGAAGTGTTTTGCTCGGTCGGCGTCGCGCCCTATCGCACGCCGGGCACCTCGGACATGGGCAAGCTGGTGGCGGATTTGACGGATCAATACAACACGATTTTGATGGCGAATCACGGCGTGGTGACCTGGTCGCACAACAATCTCGAAGAAGCCTACTGGCGCATGGAGATTGTGGAAGCGTATTGCCGCACGATTGTGGTGGCCGGGCAATTGGGCCATCCGATCAACACCTTCACCGGACCGCAAATGAAGGATTTGTTGAACATCAAGGAGAAGCTGGGTTTCGTGGACCCGCGGTTCGAGATGAAGGAATGTGAGTTGTGCGACAGTGGCGAATGGCGTCCGGGCGTGACGTGCGCCGTGCCGCGCCCCGAGGCGGCGGGCGCGGGCTTTGATCCGGAAGCGGAAAAGGCGGTGCAGGCCATCACGGACCAAATTCTCAAGCAGATGAAATGAGCAGTTGGGTTTTGCAATTAAGTGCCAGTGTGGGGCGGGCGACTTGGGGGTTGCTGGCCTTGTTACTGGCAGTTTCCGGTTGCGGATCACTCGTGGCTCGTTCAGAACGCAAAGCCAATCCGGATGGTGATTTTTCCAAAGTATATGGTGGTGTGCAGTATGACTGGCAATTTATAGCGCATCCGATCGCCAACAGCCGCGCATTGGGTGCTCCCGCAGCGATGGGGTTTTTAGGAACGATTGAAGGGCTGGTTGATTTGGGGCCATCGTTGGTTCTGGATACGCTGCTGTTGCCTTTTGACCTGACGTGGAAACCGACGCCGTTGCCAACCGAAGAGGCGTCATCGCACTAATCAGTTGGCTTGTGGTTTTACAATGAAATCCCTCGATCAAAAACTGGCTGAAATTAAAGCGAATCCCGCTTCGCGCGCGTTCATTCTGGCCGACGCCAAAGACGCCGACATGGCGTATGGCGTGCGGGTGATTAAGGAGCAGATTTCCAGTCAAACGAAGTATAACGTGCCCTTCAGTTTTTTGACAGGCATGGTATCGTTGTCACGTGAATGCTGTAACCATTGAAATTCCCGAGGGCTTCAAGAAGAGCTTTGGCGAGACGGACGAGGAAATCCGCCGCAACGCCAAACTCGAACTCGCCATCGTGATGTATCGCGAGGGCAAGTGGTCCACGGGCAAGGCTGGGAAATTCTGTGGAATGACGCGCATCGCATTCATGGACTTGCTGCGAGATCGCAAAGTTCCGATGCCGTACACAAGAGAGATGTTGGAGCAAGACCTGGCTTATGCCCGCAGTTGTAGCTGACTCATCTCCGATTGTTTATCTGGCGCGGATTAACCGGCTTGAACTGCTCCGGCGGCTTTATTCGGAGGTGTTTATTCCGGCGGCCGTGTGGCGTGAAGTGGCGGTCGAAGGTGCGGAGCTTATCGAAGGCCGGTCACTCCGGGCTGCTGCGACCGCGGGCTGGATTCGGGTGGATAATTCCACAGCGGCGTCCGCGCACCAAAATCCGCTGCTTACGCAACTGGACGATGGCGAGCGGGAAGCCATTGCGCTGGCGATCAGGCTGGAGGCGCTGCTTATTATTGACGAAGCGGAAGGCCGGGCGGTGGCTCTGAAGCTTAGCGTTAAATTGACCGGAACCTTGGGGGTTCTTGTTCAGGCCATCCGGCGGGGATTCCTGCCGCGCCTCAAGCCTGAGCTTGACCGCTTGATGGGCGAAACAAATTTCCGTTGCACGGATGAACTGATTGCGACGGCACTGAAGGATGTTGACGAGAAACCATGACCAAATCCCTCGATCAAAAACTGGCTGAAATTAAAGCGAACCCCAATTCGCGCGCGTTCATTCTAGCCGACGCCAAAGACGCCGACATGGCGTATGGCGTGCGCGCCACCGGTCCGCGCTCCTACTTGGCCCGGCGCGGTGCGCGCCCGGCCCAATTCTCCCCGGAGGTTTGGTCTCGGGAAGAGTTTGGCTTTCGCAATCTGCCGGAGTTCTTGGACATCATTCGTGAAGTGACGCACCAGGGGTTGGTGGACATCATGTTGATGTCGGCCTACGTGAACGAACAACTCACGATCAAGGAAGGCTTGTTTCAAAATTCCCACGTTACGCCTGCCGCTCGCGCGAACGATACCACCGATGTCTGGGCCGCGCGGCACGGTTGTTACATGGGTGAAGCGTCGCAACCGTTTCGGACGGCGAGCATTGATCACATTCAATGCGGCGAAGTGGAATGTGAGCGGGGTGCGACTCCCGATTTTCCCGGCGCCAATCTGGGACTGTATTCGATCACTTACGTGAACGATTTGGAACAGGACCGCGAGGCGTTGCTGGCTTACAAGGAATTTCGCGAGGAGGCGGAGCGCAAGCAGTTCCGGCACTTTTTGGAAGTGTTCGATCCCAACGTGGACAGCGGCATTCCTGCGGAAAACCTGGGCGAGTTCGTCAACGACAACATCCTGCGCACCCTGGCGGGCGTGCCGGAGGCGGGGCGACCGTTGTTTCTGAAGGTGGTGTATCACGGTCCGCGCGCCATGGAAGAACTTTGCCAATACGATCCCAACATGGTGGTCGGCATCATGGGAGGCAGCGCGGGCACGACGCATGATGCGTTCAAGTTGATTCATGACGCGCAAAAGCACGGCGCGCGGGCGGCGTTGTTTGGTCGCAAAATCAACAACGCGGAGCACCAACTGGCGTTTATCGAAATGCTGCGCTTGATCACCGACGGCAAAATCAGTCCCGAGGAGGCCGTCCGTGCCTATCACGGCGTGCTGCAAGGCAAGGGCATCAAGCCGCAACGCGCGTTGGCGGATGATTTGCAACTAACCGGGCAGTCCATGAATTATGCCGGGACGGTGCCCGCGTCGGACGGTCGCAGCGGATCAGCGCGAAGTGAGATGAGTCGTCCTGCAAGTTCGACCGGCACCGCAACCGACTGGCCGCGACAGGCCGATGGTTCGCCGGACTTTGCCCGGATGAATTCGCAGCAGCGATTCGCCTACGATCGGGCGCGGTTGCAGCTCTGAGATCAGCGTACGCCCGCCTCGTCGAGTTGGAGTCGTCCGCGATTTGCATCCAACGTGGCCCGAACGCCGACGGGCAAGGTGGCGTTCATCGCCACGTGACCGAAGGGCAGGCCGGTAACGATCGGAATTTTTAACGGCAGCAGGCGTTCGCGGAAAACATCCTCCAAAGTCTGACGATATTCCTTGGCGGTTTGGGCGCGCGGATCCTGACAGTTGGCGTTGATTCCGATGGCAATACCCGCGACCTGTTGCAACCGCCCGCAATTCAGCAGGTGGGTCAACAGACGATCCCAGCGATAAGGTTCTTCCCCCACGTCTTCGAGGAAGAGGATGGCGTTTTTGAAGTTCGGTTGCCACGGGGTGCCGATCAGCGTGTTCAGAATGGTGATGTTGCCGCCGATGAGCCGACCGCGGGCCATGCCGCGCCGTAGAATTTTCACCGTTTTACCCGGATAGCCGGTGGCGATGTCGTTTTGCGGCGCCGCGGAAGCGAGGGTACGCAAAAAACTTTGCACCGTGAACGCGGGGAGCCGTTTGAGCGCAAAGTCGGAGTTCAACATTGGCCCGTGGAAGGAGATCAAACCGGCCTTGGATAGAAACGCGCCGTGCAGTGAAGTGATGTCGCTGTAGCCGATGAAAATTTTCGGATTGGCCCGGATCAAACGGTAGTTCAGCCGGGGCAGTAATCGCGCGGTACCGTAACCGCCCCGCACGCAGATGATCGCGTTCACCTGGCGATCGGTGAACATCCGCATCAAATCATCGGCGCGCTCGCGGTCGGAGCCGGCGAGGAAACCGAGGCGTTTGTGCGCGTTCGGCGCGAGCTTGGTTCGGTAGCCGAGTTTTTCGAGCACGGCAATGGCGCGGTCCACATTTTTCGGATCGGGCGGCGCGCTGGCGGGAGCGACGATGCCCAAGGTGTCACCGGGATTCAGGCGAGGCGGAAAGACAAGTTTCATCAGTAAAAATTGGCAATGGGGGTCCGAAGGGAAGGCGCCGTTAAATCTGCGGATCAAGCGGCGGGTTTTCCTTGTCGCGTAATCCGATCAGGAGCGCCTTGGTCTGAGTGTAAGTGGTTTCCAAATCCTGGATGATTTTCATGGCGCCGTAAACTTCACCGGAGTTGCCCAGCACTTCCAGTTTTTGACTCAATTCCACGACCTGGCGCGCGCCCATGTTCAGGCTCATGCTTTTCAGCGCGTGAGCGTGAAAGGCGAGTTGCTTGGGGTCTTCGACGGCTTGCACCAGTTGTTTGATGTGCGTGGGTGCGGTCTCGAGATAGAGGCTGATCAATTCGCTTAACATGCTGACGTCTTCGGTGGGCGCCATTTCGCGGAGGTCGGCAATGATGCTGGCGTCGAGCAGTCCGGGCGACAGCGACTCGGGATTGCGCATGAAGTAATTGGTGTCGTACTTCACCACCTTGGTTGGCCCCCAACGTTCGAGGGTGGCCTGCAAATCCGCCACGCGAACCGGTTTGGAAATGTAATCGTCCATGCCCACGGCGAGACACTTTTCGCGATCGCCAATCAGCGCATTTCCGGTCATGGCCACAATCACCGGGCGCTTGTCCCGCGTCCAGCGTTCGCAAATGGTCCGGGTACATTCGTAGCCGTCCATTTCAGGCATCTGCACGTCCAGGAAAAGCACGTCGTAGGGTTTCTGTTCCAGCGCCTTGATGACTTCAACCCCGTTGGTGGCCAGATCCGCCTGGTACCCCAATTTGTTGAGGACGCTGATGCCGACCTTTTGGTTGATCGGATTGTCATCGGCCAGCAGGATGCGCAGCGGCAGGCGGCGCGCGAAATCCGAATCGAGTCCGGGCGTGAACGGAGGTTTGCGATCCGGCTGCACGCGCACTCCGAGCATGCGGCCGAGCGTTTCCAGCAACAAACCGGGACGAATGGGCTTGTGAAGAAAATGGGCTTCGGTCATCCCCGCCGCGTGCAGGTCTTCGGTGCGCAAACGGGCCGTGGAAAGCAAGAGCAGCGGCAGCGACTTTCGGGTGGGTAATTTTTGAATTTCGCGCGCCAACGCGAAACAATCCATGCCCGGCAGTTGCGCGTCCAGGATGATGACTGAATATCCGGTGGGTTCGCGCAGTAAGGCCAGCGTCTGGTCGGCCGTTCCGGCGATGGTAACCTGCATGCCCCAGCTTTCCAGGAGTTGCCGCAAAACCCGCGCGTTGCTCGTGCCGTGTTCCGCCAGGAGCACGGATTCGTTGGCAAGCTGCCGTTGTTTTCCGACCCACGCGGGCGGCGTGACCGTGCCGGTGCTCTGCACGAGAATGGTGAAATGGAACGTGGCGCCGCTGTTGGCGTCGCTGTCCACCCAGATGCGGCCGCCCATTAATTCCACGAGGCGCTTGCTGATCGCCAACCCCAATCCCGTTCCGCCGAAGTGGCGCGTGGTGGATGCGTCCACCTGGTGAAAGGATTTGAACAGGCGATGCTGCTTTTCCAACGGAATGCCGATGCCCGTATCGCGCACGCTGAAGTGCAGCAACCATTCCTCGCGGCTGACGGTCGTGCCGTCGGTGGCGCCGTCCAATTCACGAATGGCGGCCGTGGCTGGAGTTACTTCCACCACCACTTCGCCTGAAGGCGTGAATTTGACCGCGTTGCTGAGCAGGTTGACCAAGACCTGGCGCAGCCGGATCATGTCGCTGAGGATGATTTTGGGCAGCGAATCGTCCACGGTATAAACCAGATCCAACCGCTTTTCGGCGGCTTTGGTGGCCAGCAACTCCAACGCGTCTTCCACGCAGCCGCGCAATTCAAACGGATGATGGTCAAGCTCCAGTTTGCCGGCTTCGATTTTGGAAAAATCCAGGATGTCGTTGATGATGGTCAGCAAGGCATCGGCGCTGGTGCGTACGCCTTCCACGTACTCGCGCTGCTCCTCGGACAGGTCGGTGTCGAACAACAGCGAAATCATGCCGACCACGCCGTTCATGGGCGTGCGGATTTCGTGGCTCATGTTGGCCAGAAACGCGGACTTCGCCAGCGTGGCTTCCTCGAGCTTCTGGTTCAGGGACAGCAATTGCGAGTTGCCGTTGACCAATTGTTGCTGACTTTCCCGCAGCGCGCGGTAAGCGGCGTCGCGTTGGATTTGATTGAGGTAGGCGCGCGAGTGATAGCGGATGCGCGCCAGGAGTTCCAGCCGGTCCGGCAGTTTGACCAGATAATCATTGGCGCCCAGGCTGAACGCCTGGCCTTTGATCTGTGGATTTTCGTTGGTGCTTAAAACGATGATGGGGATTTCGCGGGTGACGGGATTGGCGCGAAATTGCGTGACGAGGCTGAGTCCATCAATGCCGGGCATGACCAAATCCTGCAGGATCACCGTGGGGCGCAGTTGCGCCGCCAGGGTCAAGGCTTCGCGCGCATCGGCGCAGTAATGGAAATCAATGTCCGGTTCGGTGACGAGCGCGCGGCGGATGGCTTCGCACACCATGGCTTGATCGTCCACCAGAAGCACCATGACGTGATAATCCGGGAGCTGGGGAAACGTGAGGCGGTTTCCCTCCGGAGAGTTGGTTTCAGTGTGCTCAGTTGCCATGATCTTGACCCAAGATAGAAATGAGGCGTGGCGCGATTTTGTCCAGCGCTAAAATTTCCCGGGCCGCCTGCAATTCCACCGCGGCCTTGGGCATGCCGTACACCGTGCTGCTAAGTCGGTTTTGCGCAATCGTGAGGTGGCCCGCAGTGCGCAAGGCTTTTAATCCCTCGGCCCCGTCGCGCCCCATTCCGGTCAGGAGGATTCCCGTGACCGAACCGCGCCAGTATCGGGCGACACTATGGAAGAACACATCCACCGACGGACGATAAGTGCTCGAGTCCGGCTGTGCGGAATAACCCAGGTGCATCGTGTGGGACATCACGAGATGACGATCTTTCCCGGCGAGATAAACGCGTCCGGGCGCCAAACGATCTCCTTCCGCAACCACGCGCACCCGCAACGGAGTGCGGGCGGCGAACCAACCCGCTAATCCGGGCGCGAACTGTTGGTCCACGTGTTGCACCACGACAATTGCGGCAGGGAAGGTGGCCGGCAGCTCGCCCAGGATGGTGGTCAACGCCGCCGGCCCGCCCGCTGAGGCGCCGATCACAACCAACTTGGTGAGTTGGCGGGGTT
Coding sequences:
- a CDS encoding class II aldolase/adducin family protein; the protein is MKNVISLKDVERMQREGRSLSSLPADAILTPSARDFLNDLRSVVPQPSTLVKSAGVAAAKPLPPRQPINSKSSPAELETFFNSPYAHSLKEQICQMGQRLWQRAYVDGNGGNMAIRVGEDVAICTPTLVSKGALKPEDMCLVDFEGHQLLGMKKRTSEILMHLQMMKRQPKAIATCHCHPPYATAFAVANVAPPTCMLPEFEVFCSVGVAPYRTPGTSDMGKLVADLTDQYNTILMANHGVVTWSHNNLEEAYWRMEIVEAYCRTIVVAGQLGHPINTFTGPQMKDLLNIKEKLGFVDPRFEMKECELCDSGEWRPGVTCAVPRPEAAGAGFDPEAEKAVQAITDQILKQMK
- a CDS encoding YceK/YidQ family lipoprotein, with amino-acid sequence MSSWVLQLSASVGRATWGLLALLLAVSGCGSLVARSERKANPDGDFSKVYGGVQYDWQFIAHPIANSRALGAPAAMGFLGTIEGLVDLGPSLVLDTLLLPFDLTWKPTPLPTEEASSH
- a CDS encoding UPF0175 family protein, coding for MNAVTIEIPEGFKKSFGETDEEIRRNAKLELAIVMYREGKWSTGKAGKFCGMTRIAFMDLLRDRKVPMPYTREMLEQDLAYARSCS
- a CDS encoding DUF3368 domain-containing protein → MPAVVADSSPIVYLARINRLELLRRLYSEVFIPAAVWREVAVEGAELIEGRSLRAAATAGWIRVDNSTAASAHQNPLLTQLDDGEREAIALAIRLEALLIIDEAEGRAVALKLSVKLTGTLGVLVQAIRRGFLPRLKPELDRLMGETNFRCTDELIATALKDVDEKP
- a CDS encoding LD-carboxypeptidase; translated protein: MKLVFPPRLNPGDTLGIVAPASAPPDPKNVDRAIAVLEKLGYRTKLAPNAHKRLGFLAGSDRERADDLMRMFTDRQVNAIICVRGGYGTARLLPRLNYRLIRANPKIFIGYSDITSLHGAFLSKAGLISFHGPMLNSDFALKRLPAFTVQSFLRTLASAAPQNDIATGYPGKTVKILRRGMARGRLIGGNITILNTLIGTPWQPNFKNAILFLEDVGEEPYRWDRLLTHLLNCGRLQQVAGIAIGINANCQDPRAQTAKEYRQTLEDVFRERLLPLKIPIVTGLPFGHVAMNATLPVGVRATLDANRGRLQLDEAGVR
- a CDS encoding response regulator yields the protein MNGVVGMISLLFDTDLSEEQREYVEGVRTSADALLTIINDILDFSKIEAGKLELDHHPFELRGCVEDALELLATKAAEKRLDLVYTVDDSLPKIILSDMIRLRQVLVNLLSNAVKFTPSGEVVVEVTPATAAIRELDGATDGTTVSREEWLLHFSVRDTGIGIPLEKQHRLFKSFHQVDASTTRHFGGTGLGLAISKRLVELMGGRIWVDSDANSGATFHFTILVQSTGTVTPPAWVGKQRQLANESVLLAEHGTSNARVLRQLLESWGMQVTIAGTADQTLALLREPTGYSVIILDAQLPGMDCFALAREIQKLPTRKSLPLLLLSTARLRTEDLHAAGMTEAHFLHKPIRPGLLLETLGRMLGVRVQPDRKPPFTPGLDSDFARRLPLRILLADDNPINQKVGISVLNKLGYQADLATNGVEVIKALEQKPYDVLFLDVQMPEMDGYECTRTICERWTRDKRPVIVAMTGNALIGDREKCLAVGMDDYISKPVRVADLQATLERWGPTKVVKYDTNYFMRNPESLSPGLLDASIIADLREMAPTEDVSMLSELISLYLETAPTHIKQLVQAVEDPKQLAFHAHALKSMSLNMGARQVVELSQKLEVLGNSGEVYGAMKIIQDLETTYTQTKALLIGLRDKENPPLDPQI
- a CDS encoding chemotaxis response regulator protein-glutamate methylesterase, whose product is MKIGIVNDLVLAAEALRRSINAHTQHEIIWIAKDGAEAVARCEQARPDLILMDLFMPRLDGVEATRQIMAKNPCAIVVATAKVEDHIAHVFAAMGAGAVDAVDVPIFGATQKPKEVAPLLAKIGTIEKLLGAPKSLKSRKAKAPSLPIEAQPRQLTKLVVIGASAGGPAALTTILGELPATFPAAIVVVQHVDQQFAPGLAGWFAARTPLRVRVVAEGDRLAPGRVYLAGKDRHLVMSHTMHLGYSAQPDSSTYRPSVDVFFHSVARYWRGSVTGILLTGMGRDGAEGLKALRTAGHLTIAQNRLSSTVYGMPKAAVELQAAREILALDKIAPRLISILGQDHGN